DNA from Larimichthys crocea isolate SSNF chromosome XIII, L_crocea_2.0, whole genome shotgun sequence:
TCTGATTCTTTTCGGTTTTTCATGAACAGGGTTAGGAagtaataaaatgtgaaaaagtggATTTATGTGGGTGATTAATTAGATAAAATAATGTCAATTATAGATTGATTAGACTTTGACAACAGAAACATGGTcagaattatgtttttgtgcacaatttaaataaaatgagataaaTCTGATTCTGTAGTCAAACGTGTGGGATGTGAACCCatatcattctttttttttggaaacatacAGTGGCCATTTTCaataaactttgatatttttcaacctggagTCTAACTGACCACTGCAGACAACATTTCTTTGAAACtggtccagtattgagtgaAAGTGCTGCAGCCGGTAgccacaaaaacagacaggctCGGGCTGGTATTAGAAATGTGTCTCATCATAGACaaagataaatgtttttgttgtactgCAGAGCGAAGCCCTGTTTGTTTCAACCAGCTGTTATATCGTAGTGTTGACagccaccagactccattgaatttttttttttacattgcagAACACGTAAGTTTCTACTGCTGCCTCAGTCAGTTGGTTTCTTTGTGTTACTTTGGTGAGTTTGAATAGTTTCTCTTTACGACCCCTGTACAATGTGCAAATTTTGGGTCGTCCCAGGAGAAAAGGTAGAAaggtaaaactgaaacatgtcTACAAACCAATCAACCCGTCTGATACAGTGTGACACGCTGTGAACCGGTGAGATCACACAGTGTGCAGGAGTCTGCAGTGGTTTGTCTGACACAATCAAGACCCATTATACACCCGTACACTGTACTTATGTATACATTACCGTTCTGGGTCATGATCATGGATGAATCCAGATTTCTGTATTTCAATGAATTTATCTCTCAGCACTAAATCTTCACTACAGAGAAGAATTCAGATAAATAAAGTTCattatcttttgttttcattgtcatgcGTGTCACAACCTCCAATGACCATTGAGTTCAACGCTCGGCGTTACTCTGTGCTGCAGGGTTGATTCATCGCTCTACCTGTACTGTAAACTGTCAAACGAatagtacatttacatttttataggGGTCACTCTCTTGGTTTAAACGTTTATTTAGAAAGTAATCAAAAGTAATCAGGATGTAATTAAGTGAGCTTCCCAACCATGTCCATGGAACTATAAcgagatgtttgtttttccgtCTTTTCCAGGAACTCTCCGTAGTCCTTGCTTGATGAGAggataatacatttaaatccaGATATGctgtttaacatttttgttctttttgtgaaTGGGCAgcgttttttggggggaaatgaTTCATGGTCCTGCTTCCCGTGCTGCTTCCCACTGTTGCCTGTGTATCACGGCCCTGATGATGAATGTACCCGTCAGAAACCCCACGAGCGTCTTGTTGCTACTAATCATGGTATCCCTCACTCCTCCCCTCCCATGTTCCCTCCCAGTGTGTTAAAAGTTTCGTTAAGTGTCTGTCTTCGACTCGGGCTCGACACCAGCGGTGAGTCATCCCTCCGCCCACCTGcctctcctcccccttttttcttttctccgcTTTCCTCTTTTTGATCTCCTTAAACCTCCCtctttcatcctctctgcagcagcctCCCACACACTCCGAGCATAcaggatttgtgtgtttgtgtgtgtgtgtgtgttgttttgtggtgCGTAAGAGCTGTAACAGAGCCAATCtaacccctccaccccccccacccccagtTGTGTTTACCCTCCCCTTCCCTGCGTATGGCGCCTAGCATGGCGAGGCGCTCATTCGCATGTGCGTGTGATAGCGTGGGGGAGGCACGGCTGAGGGCGGCCCTGCCATAGGCAGGGACTGGGGCGGGGGCCCCGCGGGGTGTGGGTGGGGGTGAGGGTGAGCGTGGGCGTGGGACGCTCTGGTTAAGGTGGAGGTGGCAGCCAGGTGGAGGGGGTGTGggtaagaggaggaggtggaggaggaggaggccggcTGGAGCTGGTAGCTGGCCGCCGATGAAGGCCCGGAGGAAGAGGGCGTCGGCTGGGAGCTGCCGCCGCCCTTGGGTGGCGGCTGTGGTGGAGTCTGGTTGAGCTGTATGGAGATGTCGGAGGAGACCTCGGAGGCGCTGCGGCCTCGCTGGGGTGGAGGCCAGGAGTCCGGGTGGAGGAACTGGCCGCTGTAGTCGCTGCAGTCGGACATGCGGGGGCGGTAGAGGGCGGGATGAGGCCGGTACAGCTCCTCCTCAGCGTAACGCTTCATGAAGAGGTAGACGGACATCACTCCTGCACCCTGAGATGGAGACACATCAATACGACACTACGGTTACTGCGACCTCACGCCAAGTCTCAGATTCACGTTCAGATTCTAGAGACACGCAGCATGAAATAAAGTTACTCTTTAAAGCCTGTGGCCCCAATCCAGCCTCGACACCGCCTCGTGTTTCTTTTTCAGGTTCTTCCATGTTTCAGGGACATTTGAACATTGAgctgtctgcacatagatgcatagttacatactaaCATTAGCactattatatacatatggtttacattGGGATACTTGTCTGTGTAGCTCGCTGTTATCTTAGTCCATCTGgactttgaggttatttggaTAGGAGTACCGGAGAACCGCCAGGatggcgccactgtcaagttttttttttttatgtatgtattaaaatttatgttaaaagagCCATGTGGGATGCATCCTGAGAGAGGggcctctctttttctctgtccctctcttacACAGATTTATACTATTGTTGACTTTGACTGCATGTCTTGGAAGCATAACCTCCACGGTCACAGGTCAGGAGAGTTTCATAATTCAGCTGGAGGCTCtaagtaacgttttacttgctacgatactgaacttattgtaataaatttgttatacaactaagacggtgTGGGCGGAGTTTTTCTTTAACTGCAtcgccactgaatatacgacaacATCAAGGTACAGTTTCTAAATGATGAACCTGAACGATGTCTCCGTTCTGTCCTGtgcatgaaaacagacaaatgaagCGTCTGTTCAAACACGTGCAGATGTGTGGGCATGTTTCCTTCGTCGTGCTGCACTCGAGTGAAGTGTGCTTTGTGGTTTGTGAGCCTCCATCCATGCAGACTCGGTGCTGGAGGGCTTTATAACCCACTTAAGGCTAGTTGGTTTGAAATGACACTTAATGCGGCGGACCCTCCACACCAGAACGGACTGAGAGTGGGTCCACTGGGTACCAGCTAAAAAGCAGAGCTTCACTTCTCTCttcacttaataaataaatattttgacattttccaaatcattttattattatgaagccCCGGAGAAGGTGTGGCTGCGTGTGGATGActggttttatgttgctttcatACACTGAGCTGCATCCCTCTTGTATTTTATTACACTTTTTATCGTTCTGTTatgctcttgttttgttttatgttttattgagaGTATATTGAGCACCATGGGTGTGTGATCGAGGGAAACAGTTCACTGGGGACCGAGTTATCGTCCTAAAATCTGAAcaaaatatgcatgttttcaaataaaatcaagagGCTGCACATTTGTTTGTAATTGCACATTAATAAACAGTTCTCGTTATGTAGTTTCTGATGCAAATGAACTGGATCTCATCAAACTGTACTGagaataaaaattcaccctGTATCACCAGAGGGAATCAAAACGAGCCGCAGACTTTTCAGCAAATTCCCCCCGATGCAAAAAGctttttagaaaacatcagAATCAGCACCATGTTCCTCCCTAAACTGCAGCACAGCGCCAttaggagagaaaaaaattaaataaatccataGTAATTTTGCAGAGAGTTGACAAAAAGGCTTGGCACTCCTCGGTGGAATGAGCCATtatcaaaaatgtattcatgttttcagtCGGGCATCCGCCGAGCAGCTCATTCACTATTCATCCACAACATCATCGCTTCAACCGCCCTTAAACTTTAGGATGCTGATGAATGTGattacgagtgtgtgtgtgtgtgtgtgtgtgtgtgtgtgtgtgtgtgtgtgcatgttttgcagCTCCAGTGCAGATTAGGAAACGAGCggtgaagaaaaacagacagaaagagagaaggaagagaggggaggagatgagaaaagacaagagaggacaggaggggagaaagaaaacGAAAAGGGAAGAGAATAAGAGACGAGGGAAGACAGAACAGAGGAAAGAACAGATgataaaaaaaggcagagaagaggaaagaaggggATGAATGCTAGAAGATAAAGTgggagaagacagaaaagagataAGAcgagaagaaaggagagaggaaaggacaACAGGGGATTAAAGAAGTgaagataaaagaaaacagaggagacAAGATGAtagtgaaggagaaagagagagagaggaggagaaaagagaggaacgAGATGAAGGAGAAAGACGAGGGATGAAggattgaggaggaggagcagagccCCCCGAGCGAGGAATATTCTGATGCGTATGAAGCTGTGCTGCGACAGAGCTGCTGCCCTCAAGTATTCGAGCTATTAACATTTATGAATATTGATGCAGGCAGATGACGGGCTCCTACGCAGGCActttataagtgtgtgtgtgtgtgtgtgtgtgtgtgtgtgtgtgtgtgtgtctgtgtttacacacCCACTTGAGTGTGTTTAGCTAAACGACGGCTGGTCGACACCCAAGGCAGATTCCatacaatctgtgtgtgtgtgtgtgtgtgtgtgtgtgtgtgtgtgtgtgtgtgtgtgtggatgaactGTAAATGTTAAACATCAGTCCACATTAGTGTCAAAGTAAACTGCTCCGTTTGCAATTGTGTGTTTATGCGAACatatctgcagtgtgtgtgtgtgtgtgtgtgtgtgtgtgtgtgtgtgtgtgttgttcttggATTACCTCTTTgagcaggaaggaggaggcgGCGAAGGCGAACGACCAGCCGTAGTGGTAGTGGAAGAACTGCTCCGGCTCTCTGGGTCGGTTCATCACCTCGTCATTGATGCTGGAGATGTACAAGACCAGACCAACGACCAGACTgagacctgcacacacacacacacacacacacacagttacaaatACAGATGGTCTCTCACGATGTCTTCTCACCATTTCTTCTTAAGAAGGTGATGCAAGTTCTTTTCATGATGCTGATTCTCCTAAGCGTCCCTTATGTCATGTCCTAATCCCTATAAACCGATATCTCGATATCCAGAGGAAGAAGTCTCGGCCACTCACTACACAGGAAACCCACAAACATTGCTGGATCCCCCTagaggctaaatcatcatcaggcAATACCCAATGGGTTCCAAGACTGGCCGGGTCCAGACTGCATGATATCACAAAGGGCATCAGGTGTGATCATTTTATCCAGCGTGGATCATCATAGTAACCTTCGTGCAGACGTCTTCATGGTTCCTGCTGAACCCTCGGACCTCAGACCAACAACTTGTGAATTGAAACTGTTGCTGTTTAGAAAATTTCTGGGTTCTGCATGGGTCCAAAGTTCTGTCTTTCGAATAAACGTCTGGTCTGGTTTTGTCCCAGTTAGGACGTTTCCAGGTCTTTTTGGGTTCATCGACCAACAGGAACTCATATTGTTCTCCGACTGTAAATGGCAAAGTGAAGCGAGGAATGATGTCAGTCCTTTAAACGGGTCGAGCTGTAACAAGAACGTTTGTATAATCGCCTAATCTGACAACGTGACCAGTGTAACAGGCAAAAATATCGTGCAGTCTCAACCTGGCATGGCACACGCCTTACACTCTTCTCAGGCGTGCACCCTACTGTATATAAACCTCTCTACAATTAGAGATCACCAGATCCTGTTTTGGCAAAAATCTGAAAGTCTGGAAAATACACAGAATGCAGGAGTGTGACCAAGTAGTTGAAGCACCATGAAACCTCAAATTCATGCAGAACTGTTTGTTCCCTCACGAGCTGTAAGGCTGACGTTACCCTTGTTACCCCGTGATACCAATCTCATTTGAATGGGGCTTTagtcttatgtgtgtgtgtgtgtgtgtgtgtgtgtgtgtgtgtgatctgtagCTGGAATAGCTAATGATAACGTGTCCTGGTTGTACTGTAAATAGACTGAGAAAACCCCGACAACAGGCAGTGCTGTGGTAAAGAGATAAACAaggacagtcacacacacacacacacacacacacacacacacatacactgtgctTGCGGTCAAATTTGTgcacaagacaaaaacacactcaagtATACAAAtcctcactgacacacacacacacacacacacacactgaaccctCATTAGGAGTGTGTCAGTGCTTCCTCCCCTGTCAGACTAACCGCTGCAGCTGACCTCCATAATCCTCCAGCAGTCAAACACACCGAACACGGCAAAGATGTTCGTTCCGGCTCATTTCTGATCCAGAATAAAATCACTGATgaatgactgaaataaaaaataaataaataaaacacgaGCCTACGTGGACTTCCATGTGAAAATATGTTAAGCCAGATTTGGGCTGGGTCGGGGTGTCGCAGAGGCTCTGTGGCTTTGCAGAGCAGATGCAGCTACGTGTCAGGGCTGCAGAGATTaaaccattgtgtgtgtgttgagcttCCTCCTGGTCCAGCACTGCTACAAGCAGCTGTGTACACtcactaacttttttttttcgtgatCTGGAAAAGCAGTACAAACTTTTCCACACCACTCGTCGGCCTCTGAAACACAAATACTACTGTCtgtttattacaaatatttgGTTCTGATTGATCACTGCTATGAACAACAGACTGTTGCTGTGGGCATAGTTCTGATCTTAGACTCTTAAAAGGACAACAGGTCTTTACAAAGTAGCAGTGTAATAAGCAGGACTGTTATAAAAATCAGGTTCGATGTTTTAACTTATGATGTTTGTCCTGAGGGCActttcctgagactggcagggtaaggtaaagttcaggtaatgtatgaatagagggatttcagaacagaatgaggcccagggacaggtcagaga
Protein-coding regions in this window:
- the cacng7a gene encoding calcium channel, voltage-dependent, gamma subunit 7a, giving the protein MSSFSTRALTLLSSIFGACGLLLVGVAVSTDYWLLMEEGIVLQQNQTTEVKMALHSGLWRVCFVAGPEKGRCVASEYFTEPEIEITTENTANILKMVRTATPFPMVSLLFVFTAFVISNIGHIRPQRTILAFVSGIFFILSGLSLVVGLVLYISSINDEVMNRPREPEQFFHYHYGWSFAFAASSFLLKEGAGVMSVYLFMKRYAEEELYRPHPALYRPRMSDCSDYSGQFLHPDSWPPPQRGRSASEVSSDISIQLNQTPPQPPPKGGGSSQPTPSSSGPSSAASYQLQPASSSSTSSSYPHPLHLAATSTLTRASHAHAHPHPHPHPAGPPPQSLPMAGPPSAVPPPRYHTHMRMSASPC